The nucleotide sequence GGTACTGGCCCCAGAAGTTCTTGTACCTCTCGTACGTCTGGTTGCGCGAGGCCCGGAACTTGTCCGTGAGCAGGTTCCACGCCGCCTGCGGATTGCCCGGGAGCAGCGAGTAGTAGTCGCTCAGCGCCTGCGCCGCCGTCTTCGACGAGGACACCGTCGAAACCGTCTGCGAGGTCGGCGCGGTCGACGGCGCCGAGGTCGCCGACGTCGGTGGCGAAGAGGGCGCAGGCGTCGACGGCTGCGTCGAGGGAGTCGCGGACGCCGAGGTGGACGGCGTCTGCGACGGCGGTGCGGCCACGTTGTTGTCCTGCGGCGCCCGCTGCCGCACGACCAGCAGGATCGCCACGACGACCGCCACGCACAGCAGCGCCGCGCCCGCCCCGACGGCGATCAGGCCCTTGCGCGCGCCCGGCGACACCGTGGTGACCTCGCCCGCGGGCACGGAGACGGCGGCCGGCACGGTCGGGACAGCGGGGAGCTCGGTTTCCGGCACCGTCGCCGCGAGCACCGAATCGCCGGGCTCCGCGTCCGGCAGGAGCGCCAGCAGCTCCTGCTCGACTTCGTCCATCGACGGGCGCTCGGCCGGCTCGGAGGCCAGCATCCGCAGCAGCAGCGGCGTCAGCCGGCCCGCCTTCTCCGGCGGCACGATCTCGCCGCTGGAGGCCTTGTAGAGCAAGGCGATCGGGTTGTCGGCGGTGCCGTACGGCGACTGTCCCTCGACGGCGGCGTACAGCGTGGCCCCGAGCGAGAAGACGTCGGCGGCGAAGTCCGCGTCTTCGCCGCGGGCCACTTCGGGCGCGAGGTACGCGGGCGTTCCGGCGATCTCCCCGGTGGCCGTCAGCTTGACGTCACCGATCGCGCGCGAGATGCCGAAGTCGGTGATCTTCGCCGTGCCGTCCTCGGAAACCAGGATGTTGGCCGGCTTCACGTCGCGGTGCACCACCCCGGCGCGGTGCGCGCCGGCCAGCGCCGAGCTGATCTGCACGCCGACGCGGATGGCGTCGTCCACCGTGGCCGGCTCCTCGCCGAGCACCAGTGCCAAGCTCTTCGACGGCAGGTACTCCATCACCAGCCACGGCCGGTCCTCCTCCTCGAGGACGGCGAACACGGTGATCGCGTGGGAATGCTGGAGCCGGGCGGCGATCCGCGCCTCGCGCATCGCGCGGTTCTTCGCCTCCTGGGTGCGTTGCTCGTCGTGGTCGTGCGGCAGCAGGAGTTCCTTGATCGCCACGGTGCGGTCGAGCTTTTCGTCCTGGGCCCGCCACACCGTGCCCATCGCGCCGCCGCCGATCGGCTCGAGCAGCCGGTACCGATCGCGGATCCGGCGACTTTCCACGAGCATCCACCATTCTCCGAAGTGGCCGACGAGATCCGGTCAGCATGCCAGCCTGCGCGGCCGACCGGTACCAACGTAACCGAAAACCTTGCGCGGACAGCGCAAAAGAGCGCTGTGGCGCCGCCCACGGTGTACCCAGGAATCCTAACGAACAACCCCGTACGCCCGATCAAGTGCGTCCACGATCTCCTTGCGCAGCCCGGCGCCGACGGCGATCGTCGCCTCGGAACCGACCGTGTGCTCGCTGCCGTCGCGGTCGACGACGACACCGCCGGCCTCCCGCACGAGCAGCACGCCGGCCATGGTGTCCCACGGGTTGTTGGACAGGATCAGTGCGGCGTCGAGCTTTCCGTCCGCCACCCAGGCGAGGTCGATGGCCGCCGTGCCGAGCATCCGGATCTTCTGCGCCCGCGCGCCGAGGTCCGACAGCAGCGTCAGCCGCGCGCGGTTCTTCTCCTCGGCGAGCTCGCCGATCGCGAAGTCCCCGACGGCGATCATCGCGTCGGACAATTCCGTCGCGGTGGAAGCGCCGACGCGCTCTCCGTTCGCGAAGGCGCCTTCGCCGCGCGCTGCGGTGTAGGTGACGCCGAGGTACGGCAGCGTGATCGCGGCGACCGTGCTGTGCTCGCCGTCCACCAGCGCCAGGGAAATCCCGCAGAGCGGAATTCCGCGGGCGAAGTTGGCGGTCCCGTCGATGGGGTCGAGCGCCCACCAGCGGCCGCCGCCGTCCCCGCTGCGGCCGCGCTCCTCGCCGAGGATCCCGATCTCCGGCGTCTCGGCGGTGAGGAACTCCCGCAGCGCGTCCTCGACCGCGGTGTCGACGTCGGTCACCAGATCGCGATCGCCTTTCGCGGAAACGGAAAAACTCGGGCGCGACCTGACGATCTCCGTCGCCTTCGCCACGGCCTCGCGCGCGACGTCCAGTAGTGCGGCATGCTCGGTCATGCCACCAACATAGAGAAGGGACGCGCGCATGACCGATCTGTTCCCGCTCGCCACCACCGCCGACGAGCAGGA is from Amycolatopsis mediterranei and encodes:
- a CDS encoding serine/threonine-protein kinase, translated to MLVESRRIRDRYRLLEPIGGGAMGTVWRAQDEKLDRTVAIKELLLPHDHDEQRTQEAKNRAMREARIAARLQHSHAITVFAVLEEEDRPWLVMEYLPSKSLALVLGEEPATVDDAIRVGVQISSALAGAHRAGVVHRDVKPANILVSEDGTAKITDFGISRAIGDVKLTATGEIAGTPAYLAPEVARGEDADFAADVFSLGATLYAAVEGQSPYGTADNPIALLYKASSGEIVPPEKAGRLTPLLLRMLASEPAERPSMDEVEQELLALLPDAEPGDSVLAATVPETELPAVPTVPAAVSVPAGEVTTVSPGARKGLIAVGAGAALLCVAVVVAILLVVRQRAPQDNNVAAPPSQTPSTSASATPSTQPSTPAPSSPPTSATSAPSTAPTSQTVSTVSSSKTAAQALSDYYSLLPGNPQAAWNLLTDKFRASRNQTYERYKNFWGQYRVVQATSVKEVGPNRVTAHVTYDGGNPENDTFTLVQDNGVWKIDSQS
- a CDS encoding inositol monophosphatase family protein; the protein is MTEHAALLDVAREAVAKATEIVRSRPSFSVSAKGDRDLVTDVDTAVEDALREFLTAETPEIGILGEERGRSGDGGGRWWALDPIDGTANFARGIPLCGISLALVDGEHSTVAAITLPYLGVTYTAARGEGAFANGERVGASTATELSDAMIAVGDFAIGELAEEKNRARLTLLSDLGARAQKIRMLGTAAIDLAWVADGKLDAALILSNNPWDTMAGVLLVREAGGVVVDRDGSEHTVGSEATIAVGAGLRKEIVDALDRAYGVVR